A region from the Deltaproteobacteria bacterium genome encodes:
- a CDS encoding D-alanine--D-alanine ligase: MKIAVVCGGKTNEREVSLRTGEAVCNALSKKGYDVCKIDCAERCLEKIIEGKADAVFIALHGGDGENGTLQAALDMFSIPYTGSGKKASILAMDKFLTKILLSHYNIPTTKFALIEKKGDYSWNCFPAVIKPREEGSSVDVCFVYNKKELQQTINKLLNRYETLLIEQAIFGKELTVSILNGEILPIIEIKPHHGFYNYHNKYTLGSTEYIIPAALPEITKKLCENIALKIYKILNCRGMARIDMMLSEGNIPYILEVNTIPGMTETSLFPKAADVKGYSFEDMTQVILQSVNERL; encoded by the coding sequence ATGAAAATAGCAGTGGTATGTGGTGGGAAAACAAATGAAAGAGAGGTCTCTCTCCGCACAGGGGAAGCTGTTTGCAATGCACTCTCTAAAAAAGGATATGATGTTTGCAAAATTGACTGCGCAGAGAGATGCTTGGAAAAAATTATAGAAGGTAAAGCTGATGCTGTTTTTATTGCCCTTCATGGCGGGGATGGAGAAAATGGAACTCTGCAGGCAGCCTTAGATATGTTTTCTATTCCCTATACAGGATCTGGCAAAAAAGCAAGCATATTAGCTATGGATAAATTTTTAACAAAGATTCTTCTTTCACATTATAATATACCCACAACAAAATTCGCCCTTATAGAAAAAAAAGGTGATTATTCATGGAATTGTTTTCCTGCGGTCATAAAGCCGCGAGAAGAAGGTTCGAGTGTTGATGTATGTTTTGTATATAATAAAAAAGAGCTACAACAAACCATAAATAAATTATTAAATAGGTACGAAACTCTACTCATTGAGCAGGCTATTTTCGGAAAGGAACTAACTGTAAGCATACTCAATGGTGAAATTTTACCCATTATAGAGATAAAACCACATCACGGCTTTTATAATTATCACAACAAATATACATTAGGCTCTACAGAATACATCATTCCTGCAGCGTTACCAGAAATAACAAAAAAGCTATGTGAAAACATTGCTCTTAAAATCTACAAGATACTGAATTGCAGAGGCATGGCCCGTATAGACATGATGTTGAGTGAAGGGAATATCCCTTATATATTAGAAGTAAATACTATACCAGGTATGACAGAAACTAGCTTGTTTCCCAAAGCAGCCGATGTAAAAGGATACAGCTTTGAAGATATGACTCAAGTTATTCTACAAAGCGTAAATGAAAGACTATAA
- a CDS encoding FtsQ-type POTRA domain-containing protein — translation MKDYKDLPRKRRQKPFLKVIILILIFIILIVTLIAVDVASKKLPDILKVTHVYVKGVRVLSKDELFNDLSINASLLKVNKDEIYNKLSRKKWVEKVRITKIFPHTLVIDIEEKKPCIISEIKNKHYLLDRNGNIIDLYRSSLPIDISRLLIVKQMVNNINSRMYKSIYEQCKHIENKLGGINYVKLLSDHYMVVNMKCGIDIAFDPSHCNKRHVDNLNKIWSDLITKKKDIYLVNACYKKVVVIKWRRHGKENR, via the coding sequence ATGAAAGACTATAAAGATTTACCGAGAAAAAGAAGACAAAAACCCTTTTTAAAAGTAATAATTTTAATATTGATTTTTATAATCTTAATAGTTACACTAATAGCAGTTGATGTAGCATCAAAGAAACTTCCTGATATTTTAAAAGTTACTCATGTGTATGTAAAAGGAGTTAGGGTTTTGTCCAAAGATGAACTTTTCAATGACTTGAGCATAAACGCCTCATTGCTTAAAGTAAACAAAGACGAAATATACAACAAATTAAGTAGAAAAAAATGGGTAGAGAAGGTAAGGATTACAAAAATTTTTCCCCATACCCTTGTTATCGATATAGAAGAGAAAAAACCATGCATCATATCAGAGATAAAAAACAAACATTATCTCCTGGATAGAAATGGCAATATAATAGATCTTTATCGTTCATCATTACCTATAGATATATCCAGGTTACTAATTGTTAAACAAATGGTTAATAATATAAACAGTAGAATGTACAAAAGCATATATGAACAATGCAAGCACATAGAAAACAAGCTGGGAGGTATAAATTATGTGAAACTCCTTTCTGATCATTACATGGTTGTAAACATGAAATGTGGTATAGATATCGCTTTTGATCCTTCCCATTGCAACAAGAGACATGTTGACAACTTAAACAAAATATGGAGTGATTTAATAACAAAGAAAAAGGATATTTATTTAGTGAATGCTTGCTACAAGAAAGTGGTAGTAATAAAGTGGAGAAGACATGGCAAAGAAAACAGATAA